From a single Bacillus pseudomycoides DSM 12442 genomic region:
- the spoIIIAA gene encoding stage III sporulation protein AA: MKEVLEVLPKAMKQFIEGCEQYSALEEIRVRIGRQLECIARGEVFFYDYVVTAEDAIYLLNKLSQYSIYTMEEELKRGYVTLRGGHRIGLAGKVITEKSAVKMIRDVSSFNIRIARQKIGIAEPLLSYLYDSRWLNTMVIGPPQTGKTTLLRDVARCMSQGVRSHEIPSCKVGIVDERSEIAGCVKGIPQYEFGQRVDVLDACPKAEGMMMMIRSMSPDVLIVDEIGRVEDSEAIMEAVHAGVQLFISAHGFSFDDVMKRPSLKAVMELGVFDRFIELSKAKGPGTVVQVKDGDGKPVQRRGKVQSVW; this comes from the coding sequence ATGAAAGAAGTATTAGAGGTTTTACCAAAAGCGATGAAACAGTTTATTGAAGGCTGTGAACAATATAGCGCGTTAGAAGAAATTAGGGTTCGGATAGGAAGGCAACTTGAATGTATTGCTCGTGGAGAAGTGTTCTTTTATGACTATGTCGTTACAGCAGAGGATGCAATCTACTTATTAAATAAGCTTAGTCAATATTCTATTTATACGATGGAAGAAGAGTTAAAGCGTGGGTATGTTACTTTGCGCGGTGGTCACAGGATTGGCTTAGCTGGAAAAGTAATTACAGAGAAAAGTGCAGTGAAGATGATTCGAGATGTGTCATCATTTAATATTCGAATTGCCCGTCAAAAAATCGGGATAGCTGAGCCACTCTTATCTTATTTGTATGACTCACGTTGGTTAAACACAATGGTAATTGGCCCTCCGCAAACAGGGAAAACAACACTTCTCAGGGATGTGGCACGTTGTATGAGTCAAGGGGTTCGTTCTCATGAAATTCCTTCTTGTAAAGTGGGGATTGTTGATGAACGTTCAGAAATCGCTGGATGTGTAAAAGGGATTCCGCAATATGAATTTGGCCAGCGTGTTGATGTGTTGGATGCATGTCCAAAAGCAGAAGGAATGATGATGATGATTCGTTCCATGAGTCCGGACGTATTAATTGTTGATGAAATTGGGCGTGTGGAAGATAGTGAAGCGATTATGGAGGCGGTACATGCGGGGGTTCAGCTTTTTATAAGTGCTCACGGATTTTCTTTTGATGATGTAATGAAACGACCATCTTTAAAGGCTGTGATGGAGCTTGGTGTGTTTGATCGCTTTATTGAACTATCAAAAGCAAAGGGACCTGGAACCGTTGTTCAAGTCAAGGATGGAGATGGAAAGCCTGTTCAAAGGCGAGGGAAGGTTCAAAGCGTATGGTGA
- the spoIIIAB gene encoding stage III sporulation protein SpoIIIAB, producing MVKIFGAVLIVAVSTLFGFSYAKRYSERPRQLRLLKAALQSLEAEIMYGHTPLSEAAERLVKQMPKPLNWIFQSFSKRLESGEQTVREAWLESLQENWKLTAFKQTEYEILQQFGETLGQHDRESQQKHIRLCITHLEREEGEAKALQLQYEKMIKSLGVLAGLLIVILLL from the coding sequence ATGGTGAAAATATTTGGTGCGGTGTTAATTGTAGCGGTGAGCACTCTCTTTGGTTTTTCGTATGCCAAAAGATATAGTGAACGCCCGCGTCAACTTAGGCTTTTAAAAGCAGCGCTGCAATCGTTAGAAGCTGAAATCATGTATGGGCATACGCCTTTATCAGAAGCAGCAGAGCGCTTAGTAAAACAAATGCCAAAGCCTTTAAACTGGATATTTCAAAGTTTTTCAAAGCGACTAGAAAGCGGCGAACAAACAGTTAGAGAGGCTTGGCTTGAAAGTTTACAAGAAAATTGGAAACTCACTGCATTTAAACAAACTGAATATGAGATTTTGCAGCAATTTGGTGAAACGTTAGGGCAGCATGACCGTGAATCGCAGCAAAAGCATATTCGCTTATGTATTACGCACCTAGAAAGAGAAGAGGGTGAAGCGAAAGCACTTCAACTTCAATATGAAAAGATGATAAAGAGTTTGGGTGTACTAGCAGGACTACTTATCGTAATTTTACTGCTATAG
- the spoIIIAC gene encoding stage III sporulation protein AC, with protein MSIDVGLIFQIAGIGIVLAFIHTVLKELKREDIANWVILVGFVVILFHVAFLINTLFDKIKSVFLFQ; from the coding sequence ATGTCCATCGATGTTGGATTAATATTTCAAATCGCCGGAATCGGCATTGTTTTAGCTTTCATTCATACAGTACTAAAAGAGTTAAAGCGGGAGGATATTGCAAACTGGGTTATTCTTGTCGGTTTTGTTGTTATTTTATTTCATGTTGCATTTTTGATTAATACTTTGTTTGACAAGATTAAAAGTGTCTTTCTCTTCCAGTAA
- the spoIIIAD gene encoding stage III sporulation protein AD, producing MLQIVGLGLVATFLAAVLNQHKSSITSLFIVFIASVMFLLLIDQIHSILRMIERVASEAKVSNVYVETLLKIIGIAYIAEFGAQITKDAGQGAIASKIELAGKILILVMAIPILTVVIETILGFLPTG from the coding sequence ATTTTACAAATTGTCGGATTGGGCCTCGTCGCGACATTTTTAGCAGCTGTGCTAAATCAACATAAATCTAGTATCACTTCTTTGTTTATTGTGTTCATCGCGAGTGTCATGTTTCTGCTGCTAATCGATCAAATTCATTCTATTTTAAGAATGATTGAGCGAGTTGCCAGTGAGGCGAAAGTAAGCAATGTCTATGTAGAGACACTGCTGAAAATTATTGGAATTGCTTACATTGCTGAGTTTGGGGCACAAATTACAAAAGATGCTGGTCAAGGTGCAATTGCTTCAAAAATTGAATTAGCAGGGAAAATTTTAATTCTTGTTATGGCTATTCCTATTTTAACGGTTGTAATTGAAACAATTCTTGGTTTTTTACCTACGGGATAA